The proteins below come from a single bacterium genomic window:
- a CDS encoding DUF4234 domain-containing protein, whose protein sequence is MKKRNPIAVLLLPFVTFGFYGLYWVVQTKIEMNAKGAQIPTAWLIIIPLVNLWWMWKYSEGVELVTGGKTSGVLAFILQFLLGIIGAAIIQDSFNKNVA, encoded by the coding sequence ATGAAAAAACGGAATCCCATAGCGGTACTGCTGCTTCCCTTTGTTACTTTCGGATTTTACGGACTTTATTGGGTGGTGCAGACCAAGATCGAAATGAACGCCAAGGGCGCCCAGATACCCACCGCCTGGCTGATCATCATCCCCTTAGTGAACCTGTGGTGGATGTGGAAGTATTCCGAGGGCGTGGAATTGGTGACCGGCGGCAAGACCTCCGGGGTGCTGGCCTTTATTCTGCAGTTCCTGCTGGGCATCATCGGCGCCGCCATCATTCAGGATTCCTTCAATAAGAACGTGGCCTGA
- a CDS encoding diguanylate cyclase, protein MKNKVKKLMSRFSLLNEKKDLKKEELIDELNRAYSELQNLYQTLADANQQKTLLLEELQAQKAVLERQNSEDSLTGLYNRRFIDLQLSREFLRAQRYNRNLIVIMADLDHFKRINDDFGHQTGDQVLMVVAQILKESSREVDFIARYGGEEFLLLLPETPSNGAIFVCERIRKAVEGHDWDQLTTGLKVTISQGISYNTKVESHLVMLHHADTKLYEAKRAGRNTVKY, encoded by the coding sequence ATGAAAAACAAAGTCAAAAAACTCATGTCCAGGTTCAGCCTTCTTAACGAAAAAAAAGACCTGAAAAAAGAAGAGCTGATAGATGAATTGAACCGGGCATATTCGGAACTGCAGAACCTATATCAGACCCTGGCCGACGCCAACCAGCAGAAGACCCTGCTGTTGGAGGAACTGCAGGCACAGAAGGCAGTGCTGGAGCGCCAGAACAGCGAAGACAGCCTGACCGGGCTGTATAACCGCCGTTTCATCGATCTCCAGCTGTCCCGGGAGTTTCTCCGGGCCCAGCGCTATAACCGGAACCTGATCGTGATAATGGCCGACCTGGATCATTTCAAGCGGATCAACGACGATTTCGGTCACCAGACGGGGGACCAGGTATTGATGGTTGTTGCTCAAATATTGAAAGAAAGCTCCCGGGAGGTGGACTTTATCGCCCGTTACGGCGGAGAGGAATTCCTGCTGTTGCTGCCGGAAACCCCTTCCAACGGGGCCATCTTCGTCTGCGAGCGGATCAGGAAGGCGGTGGAGGGACATGACTGGGATCAATTGACAACCGGATTGAAAGTGACCATCAGCCAGGGCATATCCTACAATACCAAGGTGGAAAGCCATCTGGTCATGCTGCACCATGCCGACACCAAGCTTTACGAGGCCAAGCGGGCGGGAAGAAACACGGTGAAATACTGA